The following coding sequences are from one Caloranaerobacter sp. TR13 window:
- a CDS encoding diguanylate cyclase — translation MELINNRYFINNIIEENNRSITYEVTDLIKNNAKKFLKTYKETSNNSKYIEYLTQNFIRYSTIAHPNIIKSHSFDIVKTIDNKASKQPLYFYTTEIKSRLKLIDVVDKITEKEVINIVYQVCDALYYLHLQGVTYVFLNQENIFIDKSKNEIKVKLQDIISVKEHILSKTFGYNDRLFIAPEFTFEKENIDRRIDIFSIGMLFYVLLRGSDKTDFSYQSILDEVKSSDDDYFKIIKKCINRDVDKRYDNIYQLVNDLNAISGKRFEFNFSNRNLIFKTPIVGRDKEIKEVLNIDSQFNIGNYKTKLVLVKGESGIGKTRFINEIGYRLRMSNRTLFKTVVDISNSDCSSPIQMILKQMVKNADVSLIEKYGPELVKIIPDIRLIKDIKPSPVLSADKEKLRLYDRITNFLVDYINNTPTYIMIDDLHNANLETFRMLNFIIKNSRSIPLLLIITYDEERIRYRSELKNIIDEWNKMNEVKELELLKLNLHETAELLGNILNIGYKPISFTARIIKETNGNPRYIEEVLKKLYVAKELYLDKRGIWKLDIESIDQLPIPENIDKAIKEQIELLDRDLYSIIKIISVFNSPVSQKIIEKMVKISEKKLLKLIDNLVSMKLLDKRVEDWGYTYTFYNRNIKGYIYNSIDKNERSKLHKQASKILEDIYREQNRVNFDELIFHLTLSNETDKAIDYAIIFAKKMQSLLANSRAMLLWEKAYRLLKEKPNDIRELDVLINMGKLYAYQGENSKAIDMYKKALQGAQKSDKKQLVVRCKINIANISYLRNDLDTCKKLAIEAYLEAKDIESIEDILDAVILLNKINIWRGKYDSVLKFSEKYLQLALEEKLYRYAGSFYNHMGLVHMFIEKIDLARECFEKSIKLFQKANEFVESTGPINNIGIIYADYFDEIDKAMKYMREGIEISQKYNSTQSEVVFLNNIGELYLSINEYEKAKEVVERAVKLSKELEDEDTYFLAMKNLTAIYLHMGEFDKCFDCYYIIEEKFEKSKISKINATEYYNFLSEFYYKFGKWDKAKEYCNKTIENSTKFDIKYKLNAISLKALIKYYETGILDKEEINKIRNEFKLRNRNTGRRDFLLRISYVAIQKGDIDYALELLEEDAKIAKRVSTIYLDLVRKMLIICIEDWGIQRLLEVLKLVRDNRFLEFELFVYYMIGEKYFKKQDYYKAANYYLMVLDLLKRLSKKIPDESFRSTYFNSHGKHKIIQKVSTIIDILLKNKDKSLLRRSNEVLEKMKDNNLKDIDLLINLFNKINRTIEGHSKNTKAYLNMLQATKLIEKFNDDYESNLRSLISFAVDQSLASRGFIFINNEATNELEVIASTIDNIDQVELDKIRFIVKQRQKAFILKNIFEEIRSEADRLLFGDIKSMICIPICRNRKESLLNKVERRKKIKSFSNDKIIGYFYLDSDMIFNRFDQRTFELMKMLSYIAYLNIENYYLKISSSTDKLTGIYNRKYFDFLFDEILRFSKVNNFNFSVIMADIDKFKNVNDVFGHQKGDEILSRVAQIIQNNIRNTDIVGRYGGEEFIIILHDTEGDEGLKVAEKIRKEVESANLISKDYPVTISLGVSNYPQHGKFKDELIENADKALYHAKNTGRNKSVLWDSSIRDKVARFDKLAGIVTGNTVQDQRSVSLMIDVLNLLKLDIETEYKIFEILGRLIEVMEIYQAILFTIEEDLSINKMYARKRMEQKWDNNPRYNKNIINKVIDSGKGEFLIDWEDIGKIDPVTGKPDWQSVIAVPSIINGKIKGILYLSVPIKEKEFDYNSYNFISKIADIIAAII, via the coding sequence GGTATTTTATAAATAATATTATTGAAGAAAATAATAGAAGTATTACATATGAAGTAACAGACTTAATAAAAAACAATGCAAAGAAATTTTTAAAAACATATAAAGAAACATCAAATAATAGTAAATATATAGAATACCTAACACAAAATTTTATTAGATATAGCACTATTGCACATCCTAATATAATCAAAAGTCACAGTTTTGATATAGTTAAAACAATTGATAATAAGGCTTCAAAACAACCTTTATATTTTTATACAACTGAAATAAAAAGTAGATTAAAGCTTATTGATGTTGTGGATAAAATTACAGAAAAAGAAGTAATCAATATCGTTTATCAAGTATGTGATGCATTATATTATCTACATTTACAAGGAGTTACTTACGTATTTTTAAACCAAGAAAATATTTTTATAGATAAATCTAAAAATGAAATAAAGGTTAAATTACAAGATATTATTTCAGTAAAAGAGCATATTTTAAGCAAAACTTTTGGTTATAATGATAGATTATTTATTGCACCTGAATTTACTTTTGAAAAAGAAAATATAGATAGGCGAATAGATATTTTTTCAATTGGTATGTTATTTTATGTTTTGTTAAGAGGTTCTGATAAAACAGATTTTAGTTATCAGAGCATATTAGATGAAGTAAAAAGCTCAGATGATGACTATTTTAAGATTATAAAAAAATGCATAAACAGAGATGTTGATAAGAGATACGATAATATTTATCAATTAGTTAATGATTTGAATGCTATTTCAGGAAAACGATTTGAGTTTAACTTTTCAAATCGAAATTTAATATTTAAAACTCCTATAGTAGGTAGAGATAAAGAAATAAAAGAAGTACTTAATATTGATAGTCAATTTAATATAGGAAATTATAAAACAAAATTGGTATTAGTTAAAGGTGAAAGTGGGATTGGCAAAACACGTTTTATCAATGAAATAGGATATAGGTTAAGAATGAGTAATAGAACATTATTTAAAACTGTAGTTGATATATCTAATTCAGATTGCTCTTCACCAATCCAAATGATTTTAAAACAGATGGTAAAGAATGCAGATGTTAGTTTGATTGAGAAATATGGTCCAGAATTAGTAAAAATAATACCAGATATAAGACTTATTAAAGATATTAAACCATCGCCAGTTTTAAGTGCAGATAAGGAAAAATTAAGGTTATATGATCGTATTACTAACTTTCTTGTAGATTATATAAATAATACGCCAACTTATATAATGATAGATGATTTACATAATGCAAACTTAGAAACTTTTAGAATGTTGAATTTTATTATAAAGAATAGCAGGTCAATTCCTTTATTATTGATTATCACCTATGATGAAGAAAGAATAAGATATAGATCAGAGTTAAAAAATATTATTGATGAATGGAATAAAATGAATGAAGTTAAGGAACTTGAATTGCTTAAACTTAATTTACATGAAACAGCAGAATTATTAGGTAATATTTTAAATATTGGTTATAAACCCATTAGTTTTACAGCAAGAATAATAAAAGAAACTAACGGTAATCCAAGATATATAGAAGAAGTTTTGAAAAAATTGTATGTAGCAAAAGAGCTTTATTTGGACAAAAGAGGTATATGGAAATTAGACATTGAAAGTATTGATCAGCTCCCTATACCTGAAAATATAGATAAAGCCATTAAAGAACAAATTGAACTGTTAGATAGAGATTTATACAGTATTATTAAAATAATTTCTGTATTTAACAGTCCAGTTTCCCAAAAAATTATAGAGAAAATGGTTAAGATTAGTGAGAAAAAATTATTAAAGTTAATAGATAATTTAGTTTCAATGAAACTATTGGATAAACGAGTAGAAGATTGGGGTTATACTTATACTTTTTATAATCGAAATATTAAAGGATATATATATAACAGTATTGATAAAAATGAAAGAAGTAAACTGCATAAGCAAGCCTCTAAAATCCTAGAGGATATATATAGAGAACAAAATAGAGTGAATTTTGATGAATTAATTTTTCATTTAACTCTGTCTAATGAAACAGATAAAGCTATTGATTATGCTATTATATTTGCTAAAAAAATGCAGAGTTTACTTGCAAATTCACGTGCAATGCTATTATGGGAAAAAGCATATAGGCTTTTAAAAGAGAAACCAAATGATATAAGAGAATTAGATGTATTAATAAATATGGGTAAATTATATGCTTATCAAGGTGAAAATAGTAAAGCTATAGACATGTATAAAAAAGCTTTGCAAGGAGCTCAGAAATCAGATAAAAAACAGTTAGTTGTTAGATGCAAGATAAACATTGCAAACATTTCATATTTAAGAAATGATTTGGATACATGCAAAAAACTAGCAATCGAAGCATATTTAGAGGCAAAAGATATAGAGTCAATAGAAGATATTTTAGATGCTGTAATTTTACTTAATAAAATTAATATTTGGAGAGGTAAATATGATTCGGTTTTAAAGTTTAGTGAAAAATATTTACAATTAGCTTTGGAAGAAAAGTTATATAGATATGCAGGTAGTTTTTATAATCATATGGGACTTGTTCATATGTTTATAGAAAAAATCGACTTAGCTAGAGAATGTTTTGAAAAAAGCATAAAGCTATTCCAAAAAGCTAATGAGTTTGTAGAATCTACTGGTCCTATTAATAATATTGGTATAATTTATGCTGATTATTTTGATGAAATTGATAAAGCAATGAAGTACATGAGAGAAGGAATTGAGATATCTCAGAAGTATAATTCTACACAAAGTGAAGTTGTATTTTTAAATAATATAGGTGAATTATACTTAAGTATTAATGAATATGAAAAGGCTAAAGAAGTAGTTGAAAGAGCTGTTAAACTATCAAAAGAACTTGAAGATGAAGATACATATTTTCTTGCTATGAAAAATTTAACTGCTATATATCTTCATATGGGAGAGTTCGATAAGTGTTTTGATTGTTATTATATTATAGAAGAAAAATTTGAAAAATCTAAAATAAGTAAAATAAATGCTACTGAATATTATAACTTTTTAAGCGAATTTTATTATAAATTCGGCAAATGGGACAAGGCGAAGGAATATTGTAATAAGACAATAGAAAATAGTACTAAATTTGATATCAAATATAAGCTTAATGCGATATCTTTAAAAGCTCTTATTAAATATTATGAAACTGGTATATTAGACAAAGAAGAAATTAATAAAATAAGAAATGAATTTAAACTTAGAAATCGTAATACCGGTCGAAGAGATTTCCTTTTAAGGATATCATATGTTGCTATTCAAAAGGGCGATATAGACTATGCATTAGAATTACTAGAAGAAGATGCTAAAATAGCAAAAAGAGTATCTACAATTTATTTAGATTTAGTTAGAAAAATGCTGATTATATGTATAGAAGACTGGGGGATTCAAAGATTATTAGAAGTACTTAAATTGGTTAGAGATAATAGATTTTTAGAGTTTGAATTGTTTGTTTATTATATGATTGGTGAAAAGTATTTTAAGAAACAAGATTACTATAAAGCAGCTAATTATTATCTTATGGTTTTGGACTTATTAAAAAGGCTTTCAAAAAAGATACCAGATGAAAGTTTTAGATCAACTTATTTTAATAGCCATGGAAAGCATAAGATAATACAAAAAGTAAGTACGATAATAGATATTTTATTGAAGAATAAAGATAAATCATTATTAAGAAGATCAAATGAAGTACTTGAAAAAATGAAAGATAATAATCTTAAAGATATAGATCTTTTAATAAATTTATTTAATAAAATTAATAGAACAATAGAAGGCCATAGTAAAAATACAAAGGCATATTTAAATATGCTGCAGGCAACAAAATTGATAGAAAAATTTAATGATGATTATGAAAGTAATTTACGCAGCTTAATAAGTTTTGCAGTAGACCAAAGTTTAGCTAGTAGAGGTTTTATTTTCATAAACAATGAAGCTACAAATGAATTAGAAGTTATTGCTTCTACAATAGATAATATCGATCAGGTAGAATTAGATAAAATAAGATTTATAGTTAAACAGAGACAGAAAGCTTTTATTTTAAAAAATATTTTTGAAGAGATAAGAAGTGAAGCAGATAGACTTTTATTTGGTGATATTAAATCTATGATATGCATTCCGATTTGTAGAAATAGAAAAGAAAGTTTATTAAATAAAGTAGAAAGAAGAAAAAAGATAAAGAGTTTTTCAAATGATAAGATTATAGGATATTTTTACTTAGATTCAGATATGATTTTTAACAGATTTGATCAAAGAACTTTTGAGTTAATGAAAATGTTATCCTATATAGCTTATTTGAATATTGAAAATTATTATTTAAAAATTTCTTCATCAACAGATAAACTTACTGGTATTTATAATAGAAAATACTTTGACTTTCTATTTGATGAAATATTAAGATTTTCAAAAGTTAACAACTTTAATTTTTCGGTGATAATGGCAGATATAGACAAATTCAAAAATGTAAATGATGTATTTGGCCACCAGAAAGGTGATGAGATTTTAAGCAGAGTTGCACAAATAATACAGAATAATATTAGGAATACTGATATTGTTGGGAGATATGGTGGTGAAGAATTTATAATTATATTACATGATACTGAAGGAGATGAAGGATTAAAAGTTGCAGAAAAGATAAGAAAAGAAGTAGAAAGTGCTAACTTAATAAGTAAAGATTATCCGGTTACTATTAGTTTAGGAGTATCAAATTATCCACAACATGGGAAATTTAAAGATGAACTTATAGAAAATGCTGATAAAGCTTTATATCATGCAAAAAATACAGGAAGGAATAAGTCTGTCCTTTGGGATAGTTCTATTAGAGATAAAGTAGCAAGGTTTGATAAGCTTGCTGGTATAGTAACTGGAAATACAGTACAGGATCAACGCAGTGTTTCTTTAATGATTGATGTTTTAAATCTATTAAAATTAGATATAGAAACAGAATACAAGATATTTGAAATTTTAGGTAGACTAATTGAAGTTATGGAAATTTATCAGGCAATATTATTTACAATTGAGGAAGATTTAAGTATAAATAAAATGTATGCCAGAAAAAGAATGGAACAAAAATGGGACAATAACCCTAGATATAATAAAAATATTATAAATAAAGTAATAGATAGTGGTAAGGGTGAATTTTTAATAGATTGGGAAGATATAGGCAAAATTGATCCTGTAACAGGCAAACCAGATTGGCAGTCAGTGATTGCTGTACCTTCAATTATAAATGGAAAGATTAAGGGTATTTTATATCTTTCAGTGCCAATAAAGGAAAAGGAATTTGATTACAATTCATATAATTTTATTAGTAAAATAGCAGATATAATTGCAGCTATTATTTGA
- a CDS encoding chemotaxis protein CheW, with the protein MAEKQYVVFKIGNEEYGIDIMNVKEIGPYQKSVKVPNAPVFVEGIINYRGNVIPIISLHKRFNIEQKEIDSNTRIIVINLKDKQIGFIVDEASQTIRLDDKDVDPAPDIVAGVDSKYITGVGKLDERLIILVDLEKILTEEEKQKIESMQV; encoded by the coding sequence ATGGCTGAGAAGCAATATGTAGTTTTTAAAATAGGTAATGAAGAGTATGGTATAGATATTATGAATGTTAAAGAAATAGGACCATATCAAAAAAGTGTCAAAGTGCCTAATGCACCAGTTTTTGTTGAAGGAATAATAAACTATAGAGGGAATGTTATACCGATAATAAGCCTTCATAAAAGATTTAACATTGAACAAAAAGAAATTGATAGTAATACAAGAATTATTGTAATAAATTTGAAAGATAAGCAAATAGGCTTTATAGTAGATGAAGCTTCTCAAACTATTAGACTAGATGATAAAGATGTAGACCCAGCACCTGATATTGTAGCAGGAGTAGATAGTAAGTATATTACAGGCGTTGGTAAACTTGATGAAAGACTGATAATTTTAGTTGATTTAGAAAAAATATTAACAGAAGAGGAAAAGCAAAAAATAGAATCTATGCAAGTGTAG
- a CDS encoding sensor histidine kinase encodes MKKNVVDINRINEVLKKTIESINKGKEEIFDIAESARKECESIKRELAVLKERVAKLVKEVDVLEIEEKNSRKKLMAVSKNFKHYTEEDIKKAYDNAKNLQVLLMLKRQEEKDLINKRKELEIRLINAEKVLKKAERLVTQVGVALEYLSGNLNDLSETIEDMQKKQLLGIKILKAQEEERQRVARDIHDGPAQSLANVVIKTEVCERLLDIDVNKARNELKNLKHIVRESLKDIRKIIYDLRPMSIDDLGFIPTIKRYAYNFSEETGINAEVLVIGQFKSMESIVEITLFRIIQEALNNIKKHSKAKNVQIKIETTLKSINIVVKDDGIGFDVEKKLNDTDMFEGGFGILGMKERVDLLKGEFQIISSIGRGTNIIFRIPIDGKDD; translated from the coding sequence ATGAAAAAAAATGTAGTTGATATTAATCGTATAAATGAAGTCCTAAAAAAAACTATAGAATCAATTAACAAGGGGAAAGAAGAAATATTTGATATAGCAGAAAGTGCTAGAAAAGAATGTGAATCTATAAAAAGAGAATTAGCTGTATTAAAAGAAAGAGTTGCAAAATTAGTAAAAGAAGTAGATGTCTTGGAAATTGAAGAAAAAAATAGTAGAAAAAAATTAATGGCTGTAAGTAAGAATTTTAAGCATTATACAGAAGAAGATATTAAAAAGGCATATGATAATGCGAAAAACTTACAGGTACTACTAATGTTAAAGAGGCAGGAAGAAAAAGATCTTATAAATAAAAGAAAAGAGCTAGAAATAAGGTTAATTAATGCTGAAAAAGTTCTTAAAAAGGCAGAAAGGTTAGTTACACAAGTTGGCGTAGCTTTAGAGTACTTAAGTGGCAATTTAAATGATTTAAGCGAAACTATTGAAGATATGCAGAAGAAACAATTGCTAGGAATAAAAATTTTGAAAGCTCAGGAAGAAGAACGACAAAGAGTGGCAAGAGATATTCATGATGGTCCAGCACAGTCACTTGCAAATGTTGTAATTAAAACAGAAGTATGTGAAAGACTTTTAGATATTGATGTGAATAAAGCTAGAAATGAGTTAAAGAACTTAAAACATATAGTTAGAGAAAGTCTTAAGGATATAAGAAAAATAATATATGATTTAAGGCCTATGTCAATTGATGATTTAGGATTTATTCCAACTATAAAACGATATGCGTATAATTTTTCTGAAGAAACAGGTATAAATGCAGAAGTTTTAGTAATAGGACAGTTTAAAAGTATGGAGTCCATTGTTGAAATTACGCTATTTAGAATTATACAAGAAGCTCTGAATAATATAAAAAAACATTCAAAAGCTAAAAATGTACAGATAAAAATCGAAACTACTTTAAAAAGTATTAATATAGTTGTAAAGGATGATGGTATTGGATTTGATGTAGAGAAAAAATTAAATGATACTGATATGTTTGAAGGTGGGTTTGGAATTTTAGGTATGAAAGAAAGAGTAGACCTACTTAAGGGAGAGTTTCAAATAATTTCTTCGATTGGAAGAGGAACTAATATTATTTTTAGAATACCAATAGATGGGAAGGATGATTAA
- a CDS encoding DUF896 domain-containing protein codes for MLSKEKLNRINYLARKSKIEGLTEEEKKEQKALREEYLKNFRESFRKQLNSIKFVEEKE; via the coding sequence ATGTTATCAAAGGAAAAATTAAATAGAATAAACTATTTAGCTAGAAAATCTAAAATAGAAGGTTTAACAGAAGAAGAGAAAAAAGAACAGAAAGCTCTAAGAGAAGAATATCTAAAGAATTTTAGAGAAAGTTTTAGAAAACAGTTAAACTCAATTAAGTTTGTAGAAGAAAAAGAATAG
- a CDS encoding YkuS family protein, with amino-acid sequence MKKKIAVEEGLKNMRDFLSSRGYDVESLSKSINNIDNYDAIVVSGQDSNFMGIHDSITKKPVIDATGKSPQDVYNQLKGLLK; translated from the coding sequence ATGAAAAAGAAAATTGCAGTTGAAGAAGGATTAAAAAATATGAGGGATTTCCTTTCAAGTAGAGGTTATGATGTAGAAAGTTTAAGTAAAAGTATAAATAATATAGATAACTATGATGCTATTGTAGTTTCAGGTCAAGATAGTAATTTTATGGGGATACATGATAGTATTACTAAAAAACCTGTTATAGATGCTACTGGGAAATCACCTCAAGATGTATATAATCAATTAAAGGGATTACTTAAATAA
- the hutH gene encoding histidine ammonia-lyase, which yields MGKVIIDGYSLTIDDVMNVARKGYIVELSDDAVLRVKKARELVDKFVENEKVVYGITTGFGKFSEMVISKEETKQLQKNLIMSHSCGVGNSLNEDVVRAVMLLRANALAKGNSGIRLSTLQTLIDMLNKGVHPIIPEKGSLGASGDLAPLSHMVLVLLGEGEAIYKGERLSGKEAMSKAGIPIVELTSKEGLALINGTQIMTAIGALAVYDSKQLMKIADISAALTIEALNGIIDAFDERVHKVRPHLGQIKTASNIRRLCEDSRNITRQGEIRVQDAYTLRCIPQIHGASKDAIKYVEEKISIEINSATDNPLIFSEDEFVVSGGNFHGQPIALAMDFLGIALSEIANSSERRIERLVNPQLSGLPAFLAEKGGLNSGFMIAQYTAASLVSENKVLAHPASVDSIPSSANQEDHVSMGTIAARKAKEILFNVQNVLAIEMITAVQAIDFNESEKLGKGTKAAYNKIRENISYVDKDRILYKDINKSFELISSGDILREVESYIGELE from the coding sequence ATGGGGAAAGTGATTATAGATGGCTACAGCTTAACGATTGATGACGTAATGAATGTTGCAAGAAAAGGATACATTGTAGAGTTATCTGATGATGCGGTTTTAAGAGTTAAAAAAGCTAGAGAGCTTGTAGATAAGTTTGTTGAAAATGAAAAGGTTGTATATGGGATTACAACTGGATTCGGGAAGTTTAGTGAAATGGTTATTTCAAAAGAAGAAACAAAACAATTGCAGAAAAATTTGATTATGAGCCATTCGTGTGGAGTAGGAAATTCTTTAAACGAAGATGTAGTTAGGGCTGTAATGCTTCTAAGAGCAAATGCTTTAGCTAAAGGAAATTCAGGTATTAGGCTAAGCACTCTTCAAACCTTAATAGATATGTTGAACAAAGGAGTACATCCGATAATACCAGAAAAAGGTTCTTTAGGTGCAAGTGGTGATTTAGCACCTCTGTCACATATGGTTTTAGTTCTTTTAGGCGAAGGAGAAGCAATATATAAAGGCGAAAGATTGAGCGGAAAAGAAGCGATGAGCAAAGCTGGCATACCAATAGTTGAGTTGACATCAAAAGAAGGTTTAGCATTAATCAATGGTACTCAAATTATGACAGCTATTGGGGCTTTAGCAGTTTATGACTCAAAACAATTAATGAAGATTGCAGATATATCTGCAGCGTTGACAATTGAGGCGCTTAACGGGATAATAGATGCTTTTGATGAAAGAGTTCATAAAGTTAGACCTCATTTAGGACAAATTAAAACAGCTAGTAATATTAGAAGATTATGTGAAGATAGCAGAAATATAACAAGACAAGGCGAGATAAGAGTTCAAGATGCATACACTTTAAGATGTATACCACAAATTCATGGTGCAAGTAAAGATGCCATAAAATATGTAGAAGAAAAAATAAGTATAGAGATAAATTCAGCGACAGACAATCCTTTGATTTTTAGTGAAGATGAATTTGTAGTTTCAGGAGGTAATTTTCATGGGCAACCAATTGCTTTGGCCATGGATTTCCTAGGAATTGCTTTATCTGAAATAGCTAATTCTTCAGAAAGAAGAATTGAACGACTAGTAAATCCACAGTTAAGTGGGTTACCAGCATTTTTAGCCGAAAAGGGAGGCTTGAATTCTGGATTTATGATAGCTCAGTATACAGCTGCTTCGCTAGTATCGGAAAATAAAGTCTTAGCGCATCCTGCTAGTGTGGATTCAATACCTTCTTCTGCAAATCAAGAAGATCACGTTAGTATGGGTACTATAGCAGCAAGAAAGGCAAAAGAAATATTATTTAACGTACAAAATGTGCTGGCAATTGAAATGATAACAGCTGTTCAAGCTATAGATTTTAATGAAAGTGAGAAATTAGGAAAAGGTACGAAAGCTGCATATAATAAAATTAGAGAAAATATATCTTATGTAGATAAAGATAGGATTTTATATAAAGATATTAATAAGAGTTTTGAATTAATTAGTTCAGGCGATATTTTAAGAGAAGTAGAATCATATATAGGTGAATTAGAATAA
- a CDS encoding LacI family DNA-binding transcriptional regulator, which translates to MSVTIKDVARIAGVSISTVSRVINNSKPVSPEIRKKVLDVIEEIGYKPNEIARTLVTKKSFLIGVIVTDIGNSYIADMVRGIEEVGKMYNYDILLCSTYGDKTAELKYMQLLNRKQVEGIILVSDVLNSETKEQIDKYDIPFVFLSRFSHQDEYATVTIDYIDASYEMTKYLINLGHRNILYLGLKEDVNSLENMKIKGFEKASAEEDINSNIYFANGYKIEDGYEAAKQIFKDHDDLTAIYCSNDELAIGVMNYCYDNKIRIPDDISVVGFGDISIVSNLRPRLTTIKIPFYDIGAVAIRRIIKELKKEPLEEKRTLLPFHLQKRDSTIKLNK; encoded by the coding sequence TTGTCAGTTACTATTAAAGATGTAGCCAGGATAGCTGGTGTATCTATATCAACAGTATCAAGAGTTATTAATAATTCTAAGCCTGTTAGCCCAGAAATTAGAAAAAAAGTTCTAGATGTAATAGAAGAAATTGGATATAAGCCAAATGAAATTGCTAGAACTTTAGTTACAAAAAAATCATTTTTAATTGGTGTAATAGTAACAGATATCGGCAATTCATATATAGCAGATATGGTAAGAGGTATTGAAGAAGTTGGGAAAATGTACAATTATGATATTCTTTTATGTAGTACGTATGGCGACAAGACAGCAGAGCTAAAATATATGCAGTTGCTTAATAGAAAACAGGTTGAAGGTATAATTTTAGTGTCCGACGTTTTAAATTCAGAAACTAAAGAACAAATTGATAAATATGATATACCTTTTGTATTTTTAAGTAGATTTTCACATCAAGATGAATATGCAACAGTAACTATAGATTATATTGATGCTTCTTATGAAATGACTAAGTATTTAATTAATTTAGGTCATAGAAATATATTATATCTAGGATTAAAGGAAGATGTTAACTCATTGGAAAATATGAAAATAAAAGGATTTGAAAAAGCTTCGGCAGAAGAGGATATAAATAGCAATATTTATTTTGCAAATGGATATAAGATAGAAGATGGATATGAAGCTGCCAAACAAATTTTTAAAGATCATGACGATTTAACAGCTATATATTGCAGTAATGATGAATTAGCTATTGGTGTTATGAATTATTGTTATGATAATAAAATAAGAATACCAGATGATATTTCGGTTGTAGGATTTGGAGATATTAGTATTGTTTCTAATTTAAGACCTAGATTAACAACAATTAAAATTCCATTTTATGACATAGGAGCTGTTGCAATAAGGAGAATAATTAAAGAGCTTAAAAAAGAACCACTAGAAGAAAAACGTACATTATTACCATTTCATCTACAGAAGAGAGATAGTACAATAAAGTTAAATAAATAG
- the thpR gene encoding RNA 2',3'-cyclic phosphodiesterase yields MRLFIALSFDRELKERLGKIQKKVKNNSSKGRWVYIDNFHLTLKFLGSVDKNYVGDINKSLRKIASNFDEIKLKLDKLDYFPGKDMMRVVWLGVSGEVEKVKQIKLAVDKELIKYGFPKEKRKYTPHITLARDVVFESRKHFVDDLIEKDLDYSFTLKNLTLMNSELIGGKRIYTPIGNFRLG; encoded by the coding sequence ATGAGATTGTTTATTGCTTTATCTTTTGATAGAGAATTAAAAGAAAGATTAGGGAAAATACAAAAGAAGGTAAAGAATAACTCATCAAAGGGAAGGTGGGTATATATTGACAATTTTCATTTAACTTTGAAATTCTTAGGTAGTGTTGATAAAAACTATGTTGGAGACATAAACAAAAGTCTTAGAAAAATCGCTTCTAATTTTGATGAAATTAAGCTTAAATTGGACAAGTTAGATTATTTTCCAGGAAAGGATATGATGAGAGTTGTGTGGCTAGGTGTTTCAGGAGAAGTAGAAAAGGTTAAACAAATAAAACTTGCAGTTGATAAAGAATTAATAAAGTATGGTTTTCCAAAAGAAAAAAGAAAATATACACCTCATATAACTTTAGCAAGAGATGTAGTGTTTGAATCAAGAAAGCACTTTGTAGATGATTTAATAGAGAAGGATTTAGATTATAGTTTTACATTAAAAAATTTGACATTAATGAATAGTGAATTAATAGGTGGCAAGAGAATATACACCCCTATAGGAAATTTCCGTTTAGGTTAA